From a single Apium graveolens cultivar Ventura chromosome 2, ASM990537v1, whole genome shotgun sequence genomic region:
- the LOC141707001 gene encoding uncharacterized protein LOC141707001: MVSQGGRGTGEGVGHMQVLKKGPWTAAEDAVLLEYVKRQGEGNWNAVQKHSGLHRCGKSCRLRWANHLRPFLKKGPFTPDEEKTIIDLHSKIGNKWARMAAQLPGRTDNEIKNYWNTRLKRRQRAGLPVYPMDLLQQQYSHQPPNISVSPSSSFATIISAAAASSPSMSHQNHQRFQNQNSLNFMNNCTPLDLLNYPSYCNNMNGTNSNIPFLPRGLINNHGFLLRNSPLFNQSFSGKFLSFDANLGHNSTRPDPFSASTTNTISTSIDPMRLSGMGTDNNELPSIQNTIQTSNNSGYMESDDVMGGASSGGDEVCNKIARGASGLLGDLLQESQDIKRCEDSEDYKDINGQEDRLSEDAFQDFKSCNIGLTSYPKHEAHSGVSMSDHSINGTNHEKANVADEMNIMDDDLLRLLDCPSPACIPDWYDVGSSTNTSNYSSREPSNVTTSYLCNVKKDEDVDWDENYCCWNNMPPVLNS; this comes from the exons ATGGTGTCACAAGGTGGAAGGGGTACTGGAGAGGGAGTAGGACATATGCAGGTGTTAAAGAAAGGGCCATGGACAGCAGCTGAGGACGCTGTGTTGTTGGAGTACGTAAAGAGGCAAGGAGAGGGCAACTGGAATGCTGTGCAGAAGCATTCGGGGTTGCACAGATGTGGCAAGAGTTGTCGTCTCAGATGGGCTAACCATTTAAGGCCTTTTCTCAAGAAAGGTCCTTTCACTCCTGATGAAGAGAAAACTATCATTGATCTTCATTCCAAGATCGGAAATAAATGGGCTCGTATGGCTGCTCAG CTCCCTGGAAGAACTGATAACGAGATTAAAAATTATTGGAACACAAGGCTAAAGAGACGTCAGCGAGCTGGTTTACCAGTTTACCCTATGGATTTGCTCCAACAACAATACAGCCATCAGCCTCCTAATATCTCCGTATCTCCATCCTCCTCCTTTGCCACTATTATATCTGCCGCGGCTGCCTCATCACCTTcaatgtctcatcaaaatcatCAACGTTTCCAGAACCAAAATTCCCTAAATTTTATGAATAATTGCACACCACTCGATCTTCTAAACTACCCTTCGTACTGCAATAACATGAATGGTACCAACTCCAATATCCCATTCCTTCCCCGCGGGCTAATTAACAATCATGGTTTTTTACTCAGAAATTCACCATTATTCAATCAATCATTTTCGGGGAAATTTCTGTCATTTGATGCTAATCTTGGCCATAACAGTACTCGTCCTGATCCATTTTCTGCTAGTACTACTAACACTATTAGCACCTCAATTGATCCGATGAGATTATCTGGTATGGGCACAGATAACAATGAGCTGCCTTCAATCCAAAATACAATACAAACTTCTAATAATTCGGGGTACATGGAAAGCGATGATGTGATGGGTGGAGCATCAAGTGGTGGTGATGAAGTATGTAATAAGATTGCAAGAGGCGCTAGTGGCTTACTAGGTGATCTACTCCAGGAGTCTCAAGATATCAAGCGTTGCGAGGATAGTGAGGATTATAAGGACATAAATGGACAAGAAGACCGACTATCTGAAGATGCTTTTCAAGATTTTAAGAGTTGCAACATTGGCCTCACGAGCTATCCTAAACATGAAGCACATAGTGGAGTTTCCATGTCAGATCATTCTATCAATG GAACGAATCATGAAAAGGCAAATGTAGCAGATGAGATGAATATCATGGATGATGATCTTCTGCGTTTACTGGACTGCCCTTCACCGGCGTGCATTCCAGATTGGTATGACGTTGGCAGCAGTACTAATACAAGTAACTATTCGAGCAGAGAACCATCAAATGTTACAACTAGTTACTTATGCAATGTAAAAAAAGATGAAGATGTTGATTGGGACGAGAATTATTGCTGCTGGAATAACATGCCTCCTGTTCTTAATTCTTAG
- the LOC141705820 gene encoding L-ascorbate oxidase homolog translates to MRDRSKGKYWCVVLVLLTLVWKSINGEDPYRFFTWNITYGDIFPLGVKQQGILINGQFPGPNIESVTNDNVIVNIINNLDEPFLISWNGIQQRRNSWQDGVYGTNCPIPPGQNFTYILQFKDQIGSFFYFPSLAFHKAAGGFGGITISSRPMIPVPFPAPAGDFTILSGDWFIQNHTDLKAVLDGGHGLPFPAGLLINGCATNISSFTVDQGKTYRFRLSNVGLTTSINFRIKGHKMLLVETEGTHTLQNTYSSLDIHLGQSYSVLVTADQPCQDYYIVVSTCFTSQILTTTSILHYSNSTKNVTGPPSDGPPTEIEWSLNQALSLRQNLTASGPRPNPQGSYHYGRVNITRTIKLANSAPIINGKQRYAVNGVSFIPADTPLKLADYFNISGVFNLGNIPDNPGGGWNYLRTSVMAADFRGFAEVVFENSGDTLQSWHIDGHFFFVVGMGRWQWSVSSRSSYNLRDAITRCTVQVYPRSWTSVYMPLDNVGMWNIRSENWARQYLGQQFYLRVYSAAHSWRDEYPIPKNALLCGQALGRQLDRY, encoded by the exons ATGAGAGACAGGAGTAAAGGAAAGTATTGGTGTGTCGTTTTGGTACTATTAACACTTGTATGGAAATCCATAAATGGGGAAGACCCTTACAGATTTTTCACTTGGAACATTACTTATGGTGATATTTTTCCCCTCGGTGTTAAACAACAG GGGATTTTGATAAACGGGCAATTCCCAGGACCAAATATTGAGTCTGTCACCAACGACAATGTGATTGTCAACATTATCAACAATCTGGATGAACCGTTTCTCATCTCATG GAACGGAATACAACAAAGAAGAAACTCTTGGCAGGATGGAGTGTATGGCACAAACTGCCCCATCCCACCAGGACAAAATTTCACCTATATCCTACAGTTTAAAGATCAGATTGGTAGTTTCTTCTACTTTCCTTCCCTTGCCTTCCACAAGGCCGCTGGGGGATTTGGGGGAATCACAATCTCTAGCCGTCCAATGATTCCTGTTCCTTTCCCAGCTCCTGCCGGAGATTTCACCATACTCTCTGGTGATTGGTTCATCCAAAATCACACT GACTTAAAAGCAGTTTTAGACGGTGGACATGGTCTTCCCTTCCCTGCTGGACTTCTAATCAATGGTTGCGCAACCAATATATCCAGTTTCACTGTCGATCAAG GCAAGACTTACAGGTTCAGGCTATCAAATGTAGGACTTACCACCTCAATCAATTTCAGAATAAAGGGACACAAGATGCTTTTGGTTGAAACAGAAGGAACTCATACTCTCCAAAATACATACTCTTCTCTTGACATTCATTTGGGCCAATCCTACTCAGTTTTGGTCACAGCTGATCAGCCATGTCAGGACTATTACATTGTTGTGTCTACGTGTttcacttctcaaattctcacAACAACATCCATTCTACATTATAGCAACTCAACGAAAAATGTTACTGGTCCTCCCTCGGATGGTCCACCCACTGAGATAGAATGGTCGCTTAATCAGGCTTTATCTCTTAGGCAAAATTTAACAGCTAGTGGGCCGAGGCCTAACCCTCAAGGCTCTTATCATTATGGCAGGGTTAATATCACGCGTACTATTAAGCTTGCGAATTCTGCTCCAATCATCAATGGGAAACAGAGATATGCAGTCAATGGTGTATCATTTATCCCTGCAGACACGCCACTTAAGCTCGCAGATTATTTCAACATTTCAGGGGTTTTCAACCTAGGTAACATTCCTGATAATCCTGGTGGTGGTTGGAATTATCTTCGGACATCTGTCATGGCAGCTGATTTCAGAGGGTTTGCAGAGGTGGTGTTTGAGAACTCAGGGGACACCCTGCAATCATGGCACATTGATGGCCACTTCTTCTTTGTTGTGGG GATGGGTCGCTGGCAGTGGTCAGTTTCAAGCAGATCAAGCTACAACCTAAGAGACGCCATCACGCGCTGCACTGTCCAG GTGTATCCCAGATCATGGACATCAGTTTATATGCCACTAGACAATGTAGGAATGTGGAACATACGGTCTGAGAACTGGGCTAGACAATACTTAGGCCAGCAGTTCTATCTCCGAGTTTATTCAGCTGCACATTCATGGagagatgaatatccaattcCGAAGAATGCTCTTCTCTGTGGCCAGGCATTAGGACGACAACTAGACCGCTATTAA
- the LOC141685665 gene encoding dirigent protein 22-like has product MAFSNHVTALAVSLSLILLLATFMPIDSKLLGEPVETSMTLYIQDYSYGPNATLIPITGVSSDGDWAFHKFGTIFCTDDPITEALDASSTPVGRAQGIYVTSALDGSNTHVLISLIFTNEGYKGSTLEIQGASPQFERVREVSVVSGTGKFRFARGYATFETVHLDMAAAYSVIECNITMLHYLN; this is encoded by the coding sequence ATGGCATTTTCTAACCATGTCACAGCACTTGCTGTATCTTTGTCCTTAATTTTGCTTCTAGCCACTTTCATGCCAATTGATTCAAAGCTACTTGGGGAGCCAGTAGAAACCAGTATGACATTGTACATTCAAGACTACTCATATGGTCCCAATGCTACATTGATCCCGATAACCGGTGTGTCTTCCGATGGTGACTGGGCTTTCCATAAATTCGGTACAATATTCTGCACAGACGATCCCATAACCGAGGCCCTCGATGCTAGCTCAACACCAGTAGGACGAGCTCAAGGCATTTACGTGACCTCGGCTCTGGACGGATCCAATACTCATGTACTTATATCACTTATTTTCACTAATGAAGGATACAAGGGCAGCACTCTGGAAATACAAGGAGCTAGTCCTCAGTTTGAAAGAGTCAGAGAAGTATCTGTGGTGTCTGGCACCGGAAAGTTTCGGTTTGCTAGAGGCTATGCAACGTTTGAGACCGTTCATCTTGATATGGCAGCTGCATATTCTGTTATTGAGTGTAATATTACCATGTTACACTATTTGAATTGA